The Kroppenstedtia pulmonis genome has a segment encoding these proteins:
- a CDS encoding alpha/beta hydrolase family protein, whose amino-acid sequence MKRVYFSNSRGKTLAGFLYPSDSHSMIVMAHGFLSNQYSKGRFKVLAQAFNHSGFSVLTFDFSGCGESDDDSLTAAKQVDDLRSALRFVQSEGYQRIALYGHSLDSLIGLKCCTPDIATIVLSGALTGPMTYNWDELFTQEQMEELDHYGCITVFPDDGVRERIVVDKQMLMDFEEINQQELLQSVTCPVLIIHGNGDEEERMLLQRSQQGMFHLSKDSRLVVVDGADHSFLGHLDKLTQLANQWYKQHL is encoded by the coding sequence ATGAAACGTGTTTATTTTTCCAATTCGAGAGGTAAAACCTTGGCAGGTTTTTTGTACCCCTCTGACTCCCACTCGATGATTGTCATGGCACACGGTTTTCTATCGAATCAATACTCCAAGGGGCGGTTTAAAGTATTGGCACAGGCTTTTAACCACTCCGGCTTCTCTGTGTTAACCTTTGACTTCAGCGGATGCGGCGAAAGCGATGATGACAGTTTGACTGCTGCTAAACAAGTGGATGACCTGCGGTCGGCGCTTCGGTTTGTCCAGTCTGAAGGCTACCAAAGAATTGCCCTTTACGGTCATAGTCTGGACAGTCTGATCGGTTTAAAATGTTGCACTCCTGACATTGCCACCATCGTGTTATCAGGTGCATTAACAGGGCCGATGACCTATAACTGGGATGAACTCTTTACCCAGGAGCAGATGGAAGAATTGGATCATTATGGCTGTATAACGGTGTTTCCTGATGATGGCGTGAGGGAAAGGATCGTAGTGGATAAGCAAATGTTGATGGATTTTGAGGAAATCAATCAACAGGAACTGCTTCAATCTGTGACCTGTCCGGTTTTGATTATTCACGGCAACGGGGATGAAGAAGAAAGAATGCTTCTGCAAAGATCCCAACAGGGGATGTTCCATCTGTCCAAGGATTCAAGGTTAGTGGTCGTCGATGGTGCCGACCACAGTTTTTTGGGACACTTGGATAAACTGACGCAATTGGCGAATCAATGGTACAAGCAACATCTGTAA
- a CDS encoding non-canonical purine NTP pyrophosphatase has product MILPFATKNEGKLKEAEQVLKPYGIQVTGLSLDLMEPDVGSVEAVTKYKLKQVWEQGYTRVLVDDAGIFFAAYPSFPGILSKRIFERIGYRGIMKLLAGETRRAWFEGAVGVLWDGDTACFSARTSGFLLEKNPEEIKAEPGFPFNPLFVPDGDTRPMSEMSWEERNRFSYRETALRQVAQWLRNRYDNGCES; this is encoded by the coding sequence ATGATTTTACCCTTTGCAACAAAGAACGAAGGTAAATTGAAAGAAGCTGAGCAAGTGTTGAAGCCTTATGGAATCCAGGTGACAGGGCTCTCTTTGGATCTGATGGAGCCGGATGTAGGCTCTGTGGAGGCGGTGACGAAGTATAAATTAAAACAAGTATGGGAACAGGGTTATACACGGGTTTTGGTAGATGACGCCGGTATTTTTTTTGCAGCTTATCCTTCATTTCCAGGTATTCTGAGTAAGCGGATTTTCGAGCGCATCGGCTATCGGGGGATTATGAAGCTGTTGGCAGGGGAAACTCGACGGGCTTGGTTTGAAGGTGCAGTGGGAGTACTGTGGGATGGAGATACAGCTTGCTTTTCCGCCCGGACTTCCGGATTTTTATTGGAGAAAAACCCGGAGGAAATAAAAGCGGAGCCGGGATTTCCCTTTAATCCACTGTTTGTACCGGATGGTGATACAAGGCCTATGTCTGAAATGTCATGGGAAGAGAGAAATCGATTTTCATACAGGGAGACAGCATTGAGACAGGTGGCCCAATGGTTGCGTAACCGTTATGATAACGGGTGCGAGAGCTGA
- the thiD gene encoding bifunctional hydroxymethylpyrimidine kinase/phosphomethylpyrimidine kinase, with the protein MKVYKALSIAGSHSRGGAGIQADLKTFQERDVYGMGVITLFATADYKGNRNVFPQPLQVIEAQWDTVFSGMDVDALKTGMLFSVDIMRLVTSKIKTSKVPHVVVDPVMASKEGAALSQEDSLDVLKKELIPLGSVVTPNLPEAALLAGMDSIRTVAEMKEAAKRIHDLGSRYVLVKGGRLTQENAIDLLYDGVAFQSYEAERIDTPHTNGAGCTLSAAITAELAKGKPIAEAVGKGKAFITEAIRHAVPVGRGRNPTYHAAYRKYVKS; encoded by the coding sequence ATGAAAGTGTATAAAGCATTGTCCATAGCCGGCTCCCATAGCAGGGGCGGAGCCGGGATACAAGCAGATTTGAAAACCTTTCAGGAACGGGATGTTTACGGTATGGGTGTCATTACCCTCTTTGCCACTGCCGATTATAAAGGGAACCGGAATGTGTTTCCCCAACCGTTGCAAGTGATAGAAGCCCAGTGGGACACGGTGTTCTCCGGGATGGATGTGGATGCTCTCAAAACCGGGATGCTTTTTTCCGTGGATATCATGCGGTTGGTCACTTCTAAAATAAAAACAAGCAAGGTTCCTCATGTTGTAGTGGACCCGGTAATGGCTTCCAAGGAGGGAGCTGCCCTGTCCCAGGAAGATTCCCTGGATGTTCTGAAAAAGGAGTTGATTCCCCTGGGAAGTGTCGTGACTCCCAACCTGCCAGAGGCGGCTTTACTTGCCGGTATGGATTCGATCAGGACAGTGGCGGAAATGAAAGAAGCGGCGAAGCGGATTCACGACCTGGGCAGCCGGTATGTGTTGGTTAAGGGTGGACGATTAACCCAGGAGAATGCCATCGATCTCCTCTATGACGGAGTGGCGTTCCAATCCTATGAAGCAGAACGCATAGACACTCCCCATACCAATGGAGCCGGGTGCACCCTGTCAGCGGCGATCACAGCAGAACTGGCTAAGGGAAAACCCATTGCCGAAGCAGTGGGAAAGGGGAAAGCATTCATTACGGAAGCCATCCGTCATGCGGTTCCGGTGGGGCGGGGGAGAAATCCCACCTATCATGCTGCTTACCGCAAGTATGTTAAAAGCTGA
- a CDS encoding quinone-dependent dihydroorotate dehydrogenase yields MYPLIRKILFRFDPEKTHEWTIQSLQRVQRIPLLLQLLHSWMKMDDPRLNMTISHLHFPNPVGLAAGFDKNAKVYQALAALGFGSVEVGTLTPRRQTGNPLPRLYRLVEDNAVINRMGFNNSGVEQARLHLSTLPRPPIPIGVNLGKNKNTPQTEAASDYRHGLRALYRHGDYFVVNISSPNTQGLRDLQQDEVLSEFLRLVMTERDEMQDETGEIRPLFLKLAPDLSRDELTKAVRIALDLKIDGFIASNTTLSREGLTSPLHKEQGGLSGRPLKEMSTEMIRRIYRISDGKVPIIGVGGIFNGEDAYEKIKAGASLLQVYTGMIYQGPSIARNINRELLRLMDKDGFQHLSEAVGWDHRN; encoded by the coding sequence GTGTATCCATTAATACGAAAAATTTTGTTCCGCTTTGATCCTGAAAAAACTCACGAATGGACCATCCAGAGTCTCCAACGAGTCCAGCGAATACCTTTATTGCTGCAACTTCTTCACAGCTGGATGAAAATGGATGATCCCCGCTTGAACATGACCATTTCTCACCTTCACTTTCCCAACCCGGTAGGACTGGCAGCAGGATTCGATAAGAATGCCAAAGTCTATCAGGCCTTAGCTGCTTTGGGGTTTGGCTCCGTGGAAGTAGGAACCTTGACACCCAGACGCCAAACAGGTAATCCCCTGCCGCGATTGTATCGACTGGTGGAAGATAACGCCGTCATCAATCGAATGGGATTTAACAACTCAGGAGTGGAACAAGCCCGTTTACATCTTTCCACTTTACCCCGCCCCCCGATCCCCATCGGAGTCAATTTGGGCAAAAACAAAAACACCCCACAGACAGAAGCGGCATCGGATTACCGACACGGGCTACGGGCATTATACCGGCACGGAGATTATTTTGTAGTAAACATCAGCTCTCCCAACACCCAAGGATTGCGGGATTTACAACAGGATGAAGTCCTGAGCGAATTCCTCCGTCTGGTTATGACAGAACGGGATGAAATGCAAGATGAGACCGGTGAAATTCGACCCTTATTTCTCAAACTGGCACCGGATTTGTCCAGGGATGAATTGACCAAGGCAGTCCGAATTGCACTGGATTTAAAAATCGATGGTTTCATCGCTTCCAACACCACACTCTCTCGGGAAGGATTAACCAGTCCTCTCCATAAGGAACAAGGCGGACTGAGCGGTCGCCCTCTCAAGGAGATGTCAACTGAAATGATACGGCGGATTTATCGCATCAGTGACGGAAAGGTGCCGATTATCGGAGTGGGGGGAATTTTCAACGGAGAGGATGCCTATGAAAAAATAAAAGCGGGAGCCAGCCTCCTTCAGGTTTACACGGGTATGATCTATCAAGGCCCCTCCATTGCCCGGAATATCAACCGGGAGTTGCTCCGATTAATGGACAAAGACGGCTTTCAGCATCTTTCAGAGGCTGTGGGTTGGGATCATCGCAACTAA